Within the Deltaproteobacteria bacterium genome, the region CCCCGGCGGGCCGCTGACCAGGGTCCAGCTCCAGCTCGCGATGGCGTCCCCGTCGGGATCGATGGCGTTGCCGGCCAGGCGCACGGGCACGCCGTTGGGGGTCTCGAGGAAGGCGCCCGCGTCGGCCACCGGCGGCAGGTTGTGCTCGACGACGATCCGCAGGAGGTCGGGCTCGCCCACCACGTCGGGGTAGGCGGTCTCGCGCCCCGCCACCGAGAGGACGATGACCGTGCTGGCGTCCGGGGCGGTGAAGCTGGCGACCCCGGTCTCGGCGTCGGCCTCGAGCACCACCGGCAGGCCGGCCACCTGGCTCCACTCGAAGGTGAAGGCGTCGCCGTCGGCGTCCTCGCCGATGGCCTGGAGCAGCACCTCGACCCCGGAGGCCACGAGCTGATCGTCGCCCGCGTCGACCACCGGCGGGTTGTCGGGCACCGCCTCGCGCGAGAAGTCGGGGCAGCCGGCGGCGGCCAGCAGACAGACGAGTCCGAGGGAGAGCGTGCGCATCAGGGAACCCCAGCCTGTACGGGTGAAGCCCGATACTGCCACAGCGATCTGGCGGGTCGAAGACTACTCGGCGGGCTCGGCCCAGACGGCCAGCTCGTTGCCGGCGGGGTCGCGGAAGTGGAAGCGCCGCCCCCCGGGGAAGTCGAAGGGCTCGACGGTGATGGCGCCGCCGGCGGCCTTCACCTTCTCGAGCGTGGCGGGGAGGTCGGTCGAGAAGAGGATCACCAGGGGCCCGCCCGCCTTCACCTCGTCCACCGGCCGAAGGCCCCCCACCTCGGCGGAAGGGTCACTCATCATCTTGATGCCCGAGTAGTCGGGGCCGTAGTCGTTGAAGCTCCACCCGAAGGCCTCGCCGTAGAAGCGCTTGGCCTCGGCCAGGTCGGTGACGGAAAGCTCGATGTAGGAGATGGCGTGGTGGGTCAGCTGCTCGCGGGGCATGGCGGGGGTCTCCTGGGTCGGGGCCGCTGCCCCGTGGGCGCAGGCCACTCCGAGGAGGGCGGCGCAGAGGGGGAGGGCGAGGCGGGGGATCATGGTGGGGAACTTAGCTCGGCGGCGGAATTCGGAGGATGGACCGCGAGGTAGACCGGCGGAGGTCCTTCAGACACCTTGTGAGGAAGATCGCGCCCCGAGCCCCTTCGTTCACGAGCCCGTTCGATGGCACGGGCCAGCTGACGTTCGAGGAGCTCACGTGGTGGAAGCTGGGTGAGGTAGCTCGCCACCCGGAGGGTTCCCCGATCGAGCTCCAGGAGCTCGATCTGCTCCTGATTCCGGTCGGCGCAGAGGATCAGGCCGAGTGGGGGATTTTCGTCCGGACCTCGTTCGTGGCGGTCGAGCCACCGCAGGTAGAGCTCCATCTGGCCCTTGTCGCGGGCATCGAAGCGGCCGAGCTTCAGCTCGATGGCCACGAGCGCCCTGAGGGGGCGATGGAAGAAGAGCAGGTCGAGATAGTAGTCGTCCGGTCCGATCGAGATCCGCTTCTGCCGGGCGACGAAGCTGAAGCCCTCCCCGAGCTCGGTGAGAAAGCGCTCGAGGTCGTGCAGGATGGCTGCTTCCAGCTCTCTCTCTCCGTGTTCAGCGGGGAGGGCGAGGAAGTCGAGGACATAGGGGTCACGGAAGACGAGGTCGGGTGACATCCGGCCCTCGTCGCGCAGGGCTTCGAGAGCCTCTTCGACGATGGCCTCTGGCCGCCTGGCGATGGCCGTCCGCTCGTAGAGCATCCCGGCGATCCTGGCCTGTAGCATACGGGTGCTCCACCGTTCGAGGCGGCACAGCTCGGCGTAGAACTGCCTCTGGAGGGGGTCTTCCAGGGCGATGATGTGCCGGAGGTGGGTCCACCCCAATTGTGCACGCAGCGCGTGCACAATCTCGAGGTCCGGGAAAACTTCAGCGAATCTCATCATGTAGTGGAGGTTTCGCTTCCTGAAACCTCTCCCGAACTCGGCGGAGAGGGTTCGGGAGACGGCCGCGACGACTTCTTTGCCGTACTCGGCCCGCCCCTCCCCGACGACCTCCGATCGCAGCCGCCGCCCCACCTCCCAGTAGAGCAGAACCAGCTCGCTGTTCACCATGCGCGCCACCCGCTGCCGCGACGCCTTGATGAGTTCTCTCAGCTCCACGGTCAGCGGCTCGGCCATCCCCGGCTTCAATTCCTTCGCCATGACGCGGAAGCTACCAGCACCCCCTGACACTCTCTGGGTCCCACGAGAAAGACCGCTGAGGCTGAGGCGGAAGCGGAGGGGGTCGTCGAGGGCGATGATGTACCGGAGATGCGTCCAACCCAATTGTTGCCGCAGCGAGGCAACTTTCTCCGGATCGCTGAAGAGTTCGGCTACCCCATCTCGAGGTCTCAGTCCCGAGACCGGCGCGCCTCCTCCCGCCACTGATCTTCCAGTTCCAGCTGCCAGCCGAGCAGGCTTCGCATGGGTTCCGGATCGAGCGGAGGCACGATCCCGTCGGTGGCCCGGAGCTGCTCCCGATGCCGCCTCAGCAGTCCGGAGAGGGTCTTCGGGCCCCGGAGGTTGAGCCAGCGGCCTTCGTCTTCACCCTCGGCCACGAGCTTGCGAGAGAGGGACGCCAGCAGGTTCCGAGCCCCCGCCGTGACTCCGGGGAGGGCGATCGTCTCGACGAGGAGGAGCTGGTTCCCCTTCACGTAGGTGTCGAGCCTCACATCGTCACAGGTGGCCTCGGTCGCCGATGCCCAGCCACCCAGGGTGAGGAAGTGGCCGGTTTCCTCCCCACCGAAGAAGGTCTCCTGCAGCCTGTGGCGCCCCTCGAGCTCACCGAAGAGGGCGAGGTCGAAGCTCACGAAACCCAGATCGGTGGCGGCTCTCCGGTAGGGCGCGAGGTCCGCCTCCCACCTCTCGTGGACCTCTTTCGACGGCCGGTAGAGGTGGCGACGGATGGGTGAGTCCTTGGCATCCATGTCGCCGAGGAAGGGCCGAAGCTGGGTGGGGACAGCCTCGTAGGCGAGGCGAAGCGCCTCGAGGTTCTGCGGGTTCGGATCGCCCTGGAAGCTCTTCAGGGCCCTCCAGCAGAGATCGGAGGTCGTTGGTTCACCGTTGAGCTCGCGAACGATGTCGTCGGCTTCCTTCAAGAACTCGTCGATCTGGGTCGGGAAGCGCCCCTCCTGGAGGGTCGCCTCACCGAGCCAGGAGATGCTGATCCGGGCCCCGTCGGGTGGAGAGAGGGTGAGCCTTCCGCTCGCGAGCTGCTCTTCGAGCTCCTTCCGATCGAAGCGCTGGTACTGACACTCGAAGAAACCGTCGGCCAGGATCCAGAGCTGGG harbors:
- a CDS encoding VOC family protein, whose protein sequence is MPREQLTHHAISYIELSVTDLAEAKRFYGEAFGWSFNDYGPDYSGIKMMSDPSAEVGGLRPVDEVKAGGPLVILFSTDLPATLEKVKAAGGAITVEPFDFPGGRRFHFRDPAGNELAVWAEPAE
- a CDS encoding PDDEXK nuclease domain-containing protein; translation: MAKELKPGMAEPLTVELRELIKASRQRVARMVNSELVLLYWEVGRRLRSEVVGEGRAEYGKEVVAAVSRTLSAEFGRGFRKRNLHYMMRFAEVFPDLEIVHALRAQLGWTHLRHIIALEDPLQRQFYAELCRLERWSTRMLQARIAGMLYERTAIARRPEAIVEEALEALRDEGRMSPDLVFRDPYVLDFLALPAEHGERELEAAILHDLERFLTELGEGFSFVARQKRISIGPDDYYLDLLFFHRPLRALVAIELKLGRFDARDKGQMELYLRWLDRHERGPDENPPLGLILCADRNQEQIELLELDRGTLRVASYLTQLPPRELLERQLARAIERARERRGSGRDLPHKVSEGPPPVYLAVHPPNSAAELSSPP